The genomic interval CGTGCTCGGCGCAGTCCTGATTTCGATCCCGATACCCGAGTGAGCGCCGCATTATTTGGCATCGTGCCTTGAGTATTGGTCCGAGAGCCGCGCTCGGCACGCGTGAGACCGAATTGGCGACCATGGGGGCGCTGACCTATGCGCTTCGCGTGACGGCGCACATGTCCAATCACAAGTAACGGAGGGCGGAATCCGTATGCAGCGGCTGCACCGGATGTCGCCGCTGCGTGCGTACGATGTGCGCAACATCCGGGGTTGTGGTGTCGATGGCCTTGCCGGAAATTCGGGGTACATGACGCAAGGGGAACAGTCCGTTCAGGGTCCTGCCGCCTCCCGCATACGTCATGAGGGGCGTCCATGATCGATCAGAAGACCAAGGCCATGATTCTCCAGGCGCTCGACGACGAGTATAAGGCGCGGGCCTTCTATCGGCTGGTGATCAAGACATTCGGTCCGGTGCGGCCGTTCATCAATATCGTGGAGGCCGAGCATACGCATGCACGAGCGGTCGAAGCGCTGTGCGCCCGCTATGGGATTCCCCTCCCGAACGATGATTGGGGCACAACGCTTGAGCCGCCGCGATCGATTCTGGAGGCCTGCCGAGCCGGCGTCGAGGGAGAGCTCGAAAATATCGCGATGTACGATCGGTTTCTGCGCGAGACGCATGAGCCTGATGTGAGGAGCCTCTTTCAACGCCTCCAAGCCAGGTCACGGGAGGCCCATTTGCCCGCGTTTGAACGCTGTGTCGCACGGGGTGGCGAGGCAGGGCTGGGAGAGGGTTCCGGTAGAGGGCCGCAGCAGACGCCGCCGGCCCGGTCCGGTCCGAAACGACTCCGTCGTCAGGGGAGGACTACATGACCTCATTGCTCGAAAAAGGCGGCGGGGCATTTGCCGGCATCAAGATGCTGCTTTGCGAGAATCCGCTCCCGCCGTTGGACGAAGCGATGGTCGCCGCACAGGAGGAACTGGTCCGGAGCAACTACTATACGGAAGCCTACTCGGCGCCGCTTCGCCGCGTATTGAGCGAGCAGATCGGTGTTCCCGAACGGCTGATTCATGTCAATGCCGGGTCGGAACTGATCCTTCGCCAACTGTTCGGGAGGCTCGGTCAACGCGTCCATTTCCTGACGCCGACCTATGTGCTCTTCCCCGAGATTGCAGAATCCTACACGGAGACACGCCTCTTGCCGCGGGATAATTTTTCGTTCGATCTGGCCAAACTGAGCATTCCGCCGGATACGACGCTCGTGGCGATCGTGAATCCGAATAATCCCAATGGCGGGACCTTCGATATGACGCCGCTCCCTGATCTCTTGGCTCGTTATCCGCGGACGCATTTCCTGGTGGATGAAGCCTTCGTCGGCATGGCCGGTCAGTCAGTGGCCTCGTGGGTGCCGCGTTATCGGAACCTGCTGGTCACGCGTACGCTCTCGAAGGCCCACAGCTTGGCGGGGTTTCGGGTCGGGTATGCGATTCTTCCCGAACCGTTGGCCAACGATCTTAATCATCACAACGATGCCTATCCCTTGGCCAGACCGAGCGAAGCGGCGGCGGTCGCCACGTTACGGCATGAAGAGAAGATTCGAGCGCGGGCGGTCGAGTTGCGGGGATGGGCCGAGGAGTTGGCGGGCGAATTGACAACGATCGGTGTGAAGACGTATCCCTCTGAAACGTATTTTTTTCTCGCGGATGTGGCGCCGCACGACGCATCCGTCGTGGCCGCGAAGTTACGTGAGCAGGGCATTTTGATCAAGGCACTGAACGATGGCATGCTCGGTCCCGGATTCATGCGTGTGACGACGGCCTTGCCGGCGGAC from Fimbriimonadaceae bacterium carries:
- a CDS encoding DUF2202 domain-containing protein, whose product is MIDQKTKAMILQALDDEYKARAFYRLVIKTFGPVRPFINIVEAEHTHARAVEALCARYGIPLPNDDWGTTLEPPRSILEACRAGVEGELENIAMYDRFLRETHEPDVRSLFQRLQARSREAHLPAFERCVARGGEAGLGEGSGRGPQQTPPARSGPKRLRRQGRTT
- a CDS encoding histidinol-phosphate aminotransferase family protein, with translation MTSLLEKGGGAFAGIKMLLCENPLPPLDEAMVAAQEELVRSNYYTEAYSAPLRRVLSEQIGVPERLIHVNAGSELILRQLFGRLGQRVHFLTPTYVLFPEIAESYTETRLLPRDNFSFDLAKLSIPPDTTLVAIVNPNNPNGGTFDMTPLPDLLARYPRTHFLVDEAFVGMAGQSVASWVPRYRNLLVTRTLSKAHSLAGFRVGYAILPEPLANDLNHHNDAYPLARPSEAAAVATLRHEEKIRARAVELRGWAEELAGELTTIGVKTYPSETYFFLADVAPHDASVVAAKLREQGILIKALNDGMLGPGFMRVTTALPADNRRFLDAMRAVLAEAY